The region tattttgtttgtttgtttgtttgtttttgcttccgtgtgcatgggtttattgtattttctgtgtagaccgcatcatttgcctaatttattatgtactagatgtttgttcttatttatgatgtttccccccaacaataatgccccaatgagggcgctgtaggtactgtgtataaatacatataaaataaaaataaatagtgGTGCATTGCccaactgctgcaccactgcgcgagGATTGGTATGGTCTCTCCCAGGGTTCTGTGAATATAAAggagagaatgaccgattccgcatatatgagcattaacccaaTAACATTATCACGTCATATTCATAGGCAAAGCtcgtgtcccctccagtttttttgtttttgcttctgaCACTGAGCACTGTATATCTAAAAAGAAAGGCCCTGatcattgtgaaaaaaaaaaagccataaatGCTTCTCAAATTTGCAGACACGCAGCACAGTTCCCACATGTTTTTCATCTGACTGCTCCTCTTGATGAATACCACCGGCAACGCCTGGAGGTGGTCCGCTCCAAATATCATGCTGCGTTTGGGAGTGACCCCCAGTTCTATGTCAGGGCACCAGGTCGTGTTAACCTGATTGGTGAGCACATAGACTACTGTGGCTACGCCGTTCTACCAATGGCAGTCCAGCAAGACATCTTGATTGGCTGTGGACGTAACAACACAAGAACTCTCCAATTGGCCAATGTTGACAGTCGCTATCAAAGCTACTCTGCACCCATGGACAGCTTGAAGATTGATGATGTACAGCCCTGCTGGCACCATTATTTCATGTGTGGAGTCAAAGCGGCTTTGGAAGATGGAGGAAGCTGTAAACCGGGTGTTTCACCCCGTGGTATGGACATCATGGTCCATGGCACCGTGCCACCGTCGGCGGGCTTATCCAGCTCAAGTGCACTGGTGTGTGCCGCAGCACTTGCTACACTACAAGCAAACAAGTAAATTTTTCAATGTTCATCTCATTGCTAATTTGATGTTAGGAACCCGCCTGCAGCTTGATTAATGTATCTGACTTTGTTCCTCAACTAAAATATTTATATTCTATAGGTCATATTAGTATTGTTAACGTCTTATATGTGTTTGTAGCTTTCATTCCATCTTCTTTGTTTGATAAATATAGGCTTCAATTAACTGTCTTAACATGCATATAAATTGATTTCAGAGCCATGGTAACGAAGCTGAAGCTAGCGTCGCTGTGTGCTGCATCTGAAAGGTATATTGGCACCCAGGGTGGAGGCATGGATCAAGCTATTGCATTCCTGGCTGAACCAGGTCAGTTTCCTTTAGCTAAGGAAGCTCTCTCTGTATAAATCTCAGTATAAGACTGCAGTCAGGCCttgtaactgttttttttttaatccaggaACTGCTAAACTCGTTGAGTTTAACCCTCTGCGGACGACAAGCATTGCCTTGCCTGATGGAGCAACATTTGTTGTCGCCAACAGTCTTGTGGAGATGAACAAGGCAGCAACATCAGACTTCAACATTCGTGTAGCGGAATGCCACATTGCAGCTCAGGTTTCTGTACTGTTTTTCGTATTAAACTAGTTGGGTTAGCATGTTAATGGGAACCTCTGTTCCACCAGGAACCAGAAAAGGGAGTTCTAGTTAAAGCACAGCTACATGCGTAGTTTGCAGCACATTATTCTCCTGAAAAGTGAATGAAATAAATCACAGGACGGTTACAAGTGCGTAATGTAAAATTTTGAAACCTTAGCTGCGctatgacagcaaaaaaaaaaaaggcgggttCCAGGTCGGGGTATCTTTGTCTGGCGGTGGGATTTGAACCAACCACTTCCCGCACCTGAGGCAGATgcccaagccactaggccaccggtTGCCTCCCACCATCTCTCTTCTCTCCCCTAAATGTAGAGAGGGGATTCCCATTTCCACTTTGCCACCTTGACAACAGAGGCGGTGGCAGATGGTGTTGTGGACAACGACAGCACAAAATTCAGGAACGAGCTAATGAAAGCTAATGCTCTGAAATTACAAAACAACTAAATAAA is a window of Amblyomma americanum isolate KBUSLIRL-KWMA chromosome 4, ASM5285725v1, whole genome shotgun sequence DNA encoding:
- the Galk gene encoding N-acetylgalactosamine kinase; translation: MGDQVPVHAAQFPHVFHLTAPLDEYHRQRLEVVRSKYHAAFGSDPQFYVRAPGRVNLIGEHIDYCGYAVLPMAVQQDILIGCGRNNTRTLQLANVDSRYQSYSAPMDSLKIDDVQPCWHHYFMCGVKAALEDGGSCKPGVSPRGMDIMVHGTVPPSAGLSSSSALVCAAALATLQANKAMVTKLKLASLCAASERYIGTQGGGMDQAIAFLAEPGTAKLVEFNPLRTTSIALPDGATFVVANSLVEMNKAATSDFNIRVAECHIAAQVIAKARGLEHKKQLKLGELQSLLQVSLPEMAALAKKVLHPAVYTRAELCTLLGMDDQQFEKCFLGKNTKHLQEFKLHQRAVHVYEEASRVWQFKDICEGRVGPRSAAKQLPQLGQLMNESHTSCRDLYECSHPDLDRLVEISLQAGALGSRLTGAGWGGCSISLVPSDKLNTFLKEVGDKFYGHLGDSTAKDTAMFATEPGSGAVVLVP